In Penicillium oxalicum strain HP7-1 chromosome VII, whole genome shotgun sequence, one DNA window encodes the following:
- a CDS encoding Endoglucanase-4, with protein sequence MFKALATILLAELVAGHGHVSNIVVNGVSYQGWDIGSFPYLSNPPVVAAWGTPNTGNGFVTPSNFGSPDIICHQDAKNAKGHVVVAAGDKINLQWTTWPETHHGPVITYLADCGGSCETVDKTTLKFFKIDGVGLVDDSTPPGTWGDDQMIANGNSWMVEIPPKLAPGNYVLRHELIALHSAGSEDGAQNYPQCFNLQVTGSGSDKPSGVLGTELYRATDPGILVNIYQSLASYAIPGPAPYTGAISIAQATSAITASGTPVTGSGAAPTTTAGSAGPGSGQSSTTTSSTTLITKTTTTTAPRTTTSSGSGSGSGGTQTVYGQCGGFSWSGPTACAAKATCTSYNPYYAQCVPTS encoded by the exons ATGTTCAAAGCACTGGCAACGATACTGCTGGCTGAGCTAGTAGCTGGCCACGGCCATGTCTCCAACATAGTCGTCAACGGAGTGTCCTACCAAGGATGGGACATCGGCTCATTCCCGTACCTGTCGAACCCACCAGTCGTTGCCGCTTGGGGTACCCCGAATACGGGGAATGGTTTCGTCACGCCCT CAAACTTTGGCTCGCCGGATATCATCTGCCACCAGGATGCGAAGAATGCGAAGGGTCACGTCGTTGTCGCTGCAGGAGATAAGATAAACCTTCAGTGGACCACTTGGCCAGAGACCCATCACGGACCTGTAATCACTTATCTTGCAGACTGCGGTGGCTCTTGTGAAACAGTGGACAAGACAACCTTGAAATTCTTCAAAATCGACGGAGTGGGTCTCGTTGACGATAGTACGCCTCCCGGCACTTGGGGCGACGACCAGATGATTGCCAACGGCAACAGTTGGATGGTGGAGATTCCCCCCAAACTTGCACCGGGAAATTACGTTCTCAGACATGAACTCATCGCCTTACACAGTGCAGGCAGTGAAGATGGCGCTCAAAACTATCCCCAATGCTTCAATTTGCAAGTGACTGGGTCCGGCTCAGATAAGCCCTCAGGCGTCCTAGGTACGGAGCTGTACCGTGCCACTGACCCTGGCATCCTGGTGAATATCTACCAATCTCTGGCAAGCTACGCCATCCCTGGACCTGCTCCGTACACTGGTGCTATTTCTATCGCCCAAGCGACCTCGGCCATCACAGCTTCTGGTACACCTGTGACCGGGTCTGGTGCTGCCCCTACCACAACCGCAGGTAGCGCTGGTCCCGGGTCGGGACAATCGAGTACCACGACATCATCAACTACCTTGatcaccaagaccaccacaactACTGCTCCAAGAACCACCACATCCTCAGGATCAGGCTCTGGCTCCGGGGGTACTCAGACAGTGTACGGTCAGTGCGGTGGCTTCAGCTGGTCTGGTCCTACTGCATGTGCCGCCAAGGCGACATGTACTTCGTACAACCCTTACTACGCTCAATGTGTCCCGACTAGTTAG
- a CDS encoding K(+)/H(+) antiporter 1: MATGTATTTVTATSAVKVSPQGGILEGGNPSHYDPKNPLVLFIIQAVIIVVLCRLVHWPLSKIRQPRVIAEVIAGVVLGPSVMGRIPGFTDAIFPTASIPSLNVVANLGLVLFLFLVGLETDLRFLMSNWRVALSVSAAGMILPFGLGSAISYGLYRHFHDDPSTVPIEFGTYLLFIGIAMAITAFPVLCRILTELKLLGTRVGVIVLSAGVGNDVVGWILLALCVALVNAGSGITALWVLLVCAGYMMFLFLVFKPIFYRFLVRTGSLQNGPSQSVVTLTLLIVLASAFFTQVIGVHAIFGAFVIGLICPHEGGFAIALMEKIEDLVAALFLPLYFTLSGLSTNLGLLDSALVWGYVVGVIAIAFIAKVAGGALASRWCGLLWRESFSIGVLMSCKGLVELIVLNIGLQAKILSTRTFTIFVVMALVTTFITTPLTSVLYPSWYQVKVDRWRRGEIDWDGNLVQQDHRSDSVSAVKDQLKNVPVRKLLVYLRLDGLSGICTLAALLSRNRRRAVASPQAHPSKKMKVTDRSTEDAFTAKDEQGTTLRVHGVRLIGLTDRDSSVMKVSAGEQAMWDPVVNTFRAFGEWQDVSLNAGVSVVPEHSYAETIINMAHQDTADLLLLPWGESGTLTDRQNGLQVDNTSRFANGPYTDFVRKILERISHNVGILVEQNPEPRSIKRPLTQHSTGDLSINSFLSHPASETGARHVVFPFFGGDDDCLALRFVLQMAQNDQVTATIIRLAGLEQNMQNTGPSTGTAPCGASSSTSSTQADIIFFETMRESLPRDLQDRVIFQQAGADETIKNSIDLALAAVKQDLEQAVNGCSTIVVVGRRIGHKDTRPAVDLGLQSIGTETQQALGPVASAILQAENMVSTSLLVFQAGVSSDLADNYR; the protein is encoded by the exons ATGGCCACTGGCACCGCGACGACGACCGTCACGGCCACCAGCGCCGTGAAAGTCAGCCCGCAAGGCGGTATCCTGGAAGGAGGAAACCCATCCCATTATGACCCAAAGAACCCGCTGGTTTTGTTTATCATTCAG GCCGTGATCATCGTCGTACTCTGTCGATTGGTCCACTGGCCACTTTCAAAGATTCGTCAACCTCGAGTCATTGCAGAGGTCATCGCCGGTGTCGTTCTAGGTCCCTCAGTGATGGGCCGTATTCCAGGTTTCACCGATGCCATTTTCCCCACAGCAAGCATCCCCAGTTTGAATGTTGTGGCAAACCTCGGACTGGTTCTCTTTCTATTTCTCGTCGGACTGGAGACAGATCTCCGGTTCCTGATGAGTAATTGGCGCGTGGCTCTGAGTGTTTCAGCGGCAGGTATGATTCTGCCCTTCGGCCTGGGGAGTGCCATTTCCTACGGCCTATACCGTCACTTCCATGATGACCCGTCGACGGTTCCCATCGAGTTTGGCACATATCTGCTCTTCATTGGCATTGCGATGGCAATCACCGCTTTCCCTGTCTTGTGCCGAATTTTGACCGAATTGAAGCTACTGGGTACCCGGGTCGGTGTCATTGTCCTGTCTGCCGGAGTTGGCAACGATGTTGTGGGTTGGATCTTACTCGCTCTTTGTGTCGCTCTTGTAAATGCGGGGAGCGGAATCACCGCCCTTTGGGTCTTGCTGGTATGTGCAGGATACATGATGTTCTTGTTCCTTGTCTTCAAGCCGATTTTCTATCGTTTCCTTGTGCGTACAGGAAGCTTGCAAAATGGGCCCAGCCAATCAGTGGTCACACTCACCTTGCTTATTGTCCTCGCATCTGCATTTTTTACGCAAGTCATTGGTGTTCACGCCATTTTTGGTGCTTTCGTCATTGGGCTGATCTGCCCCCATGAAGGTGGATTTGCGATCGCAttgatggagaagattgaagaCCTCGTTGCAGCTCTTTTCCTACCCCTCTACTTCACGCTCTCCGGGCTAAGCACAAACTTGGGGCTCCTGGATAGCGCTCTTGTGTGGGGCTATGTGGTTGGTGTGATTGCCATCGCCTTCATCGCAAAGGTGGCTGGTGGCGCGCTTGCTTCTCGCTGGTGCGGGCTGCTCTGGCGGGAGAGTTTTTCAATTGGCGTTTTGATGAGCTGCAAAGGTCTGGTTGAACTTATTGTGCTG AATATCGGCTTGCAAGCCAAGATCTTGAGTACGCGCACGTTTACCATCTTTGTGGTAATGGCTTTAGTCACGACATTTATTACCACTCCTCTTACTTCAGTCCTCTACCCATCCTGGTACCAAGTCAAGGTCGATAGATGGCGGCGCGGCGAGATTGATTGGGACGGTAACCTAGTCCAGCAGGATCACCGCTCCGATAGCGTTTCAGCAGTGAAGGATCAGCTCAAGAACGTTCCTGTGCGAAAGCTTCTGGTTTATCTTCGTCTGGATGGTTTGTCTGGGATTTGTACCTTGGCGGCTCTCTTGAGCCGCAACCGCCGGAGAGCAGTTGCATCGCCCCAGGCACACCCGtcaaagaagatgaaggtgaCTGATCGATCCACGGAAGACGCATTTACTGCGAAAGATGAACAGGGAACAACCCTTCGCGTGCATGGTGTGCGACTCATCGGACTAACAGATCGTGACTCGAGTGTCATGAAAGTTTCTGCCGGAGAACAGGCCATGTGGGACCCAGTTGTGAACACGTTCCGTGCCTTTGGCGAATGGCAAGATGTCTCTCTTAATGCGGGTGTGTCGGTGGTGCCTGAACACTCGTATGCCGAAACTATTATCAACATGGCCCATCAAGACACAgcagatcttcttcttctgccaTGGGGCGAGAGCGGTACATTGACGGACCGCCAAAATGGTCTCCAGGTGGACAATACAAGCCGATTTGCCAATGGCCCCTACACTGATTTTGTGCGCAAGATTCTCGAGCGGATTTCACACAATGTTGGTATTCTTGTGGAGCAAAACCCCGAGCCTCGCTCCATTAAGCGGCCACTCACTCAGCATTCGACCGGTGACTTGAGCATTAATTCATTTTTGTCTCATCCAGCCTCGGAGACCGGTGCTCGCCATGTGGTCTTCCCATTCTTTGGTGGCGACGATGACTGCCTTGCCTTGAGGTTCGTTCTGCAAATGGCACAGAATGATCAGGTCACTGCCACAATCATCCGGCTTGCTGGGCTGGAACAGAATATGCAAAACACCGGACCCTCGACAGGTACCGCCCCATGTGGTGCGTCTTCAAGCACATCAAGTACCCAGGCGGATATTATCTTCTTTGAGACCATGCGTGAATCTCTACCACGAGACTTGCAGGATCGCGTCATATTTCAACAGGCTGGTGCGGATGAGACGATCAAAAATTCGATTGACTTAGCTCTAGCAGCGGTGAAGCAAGATTTAGAGCAAGCCGTCAACGGGTGCAGCACCATAGTGGTCGTGGGACGACGTATTGGTCATAAGGACACTCGCCCTGCCGTTGACCTGGGCCTTCAAAGCATCGGCACCGAAACACAGCAGGCCCTTGGACCTGTTGCTTCGGCAATACTACAAGCAGAGAATATGGTATCGACTAGCTTGTTGGTGTTTCAGGCTGGTGTTAGCTCAGACTTAGCTGATAACTATCGGTGA
- a CDS encoding NLP effector protein 10: protein MIFSRLFYPLALVFCAAASPTPELVSRGTVGNDKIDGFPQTVPSGTTGKVYLAYQPALYVENGCVPFPAVDSKGNTNGGLKPTGASNGQCSSSKGQIYVRSARSGKHFAVMYSWYMPKDEPSSGLGHRHDWEGVIVWLSESSGTSARNILAVCPSAHGGWDCSKDGFTLSGTTPLIKYSSTWPLDHQCGLTSKEGGKQPLIAWESLPAAARKALDSTDFGKANVPFNDEHFTSNLAAATF from the exons ATGATTTTCTCTCGCTTGTTCTATCCGTTGGCCCTCGTTTTTTGCGCGGCGGCGAGTCCAACCCCCGAGCTCGTCAGTCGGGGAACGGTCGGAAACGACAAGATCG ACGGATTTCCTCAAACCGTGCCCTCGGGCACAACTGGCAAAGTGTACCTCGCCTACCAACCCGCCCTTTACGTTGAGAATGGCTGTGTTCCATTCCCCGCAGTGGACTCGAAGGGTAATACCAA TGGCGGCTTAAAGCCTACCGGGGCTTCCAATGGTCAATGCAGCAGCAGTAAGGGCCAGATTTACGTTCGCAGTGCCCGCTCTGGGAAGCACTTTGCAGTGATGTATTCGTGGTACATGCCCAAGGACGAGCCATCCTCAGGCTTGGGACACCGTCATGACTGGGAGGGGGTTATTGTTTGGCTATCTGAATCTTCAGGCACCTCCGCCCGAAACATCCTTGCTGTTTGTCCTTCCGCCCACGGTGGTTGGGACTGTTCCAAGGATGGGTTCACTCTCAGCGGCACCACACCCTTGATTAAGTACTCCAGCACCTGGCCCCTCGACCACCAATGCGGCTTGACTAGCAAAGAAGGAGGCAAGCAGCCACTGATTGCGTGGGAATCGCTGCCGGCGGCCGCTCGCAAAGCGCTGGACTCTACGGACTTTGGGAAGGCAAACGTGCCTTTTAATGATGAACACTTTACCTCCAACCTTGCAGCAGCTACTTTCTAA